A DNA window from Vibrio tarriae contains the following coding sequences:
- a CDS encoding sucrose-specific PTS transporter subunit IIBC, producing MDYPVIAKQLLESLGGKSNIQALAHCATRLRLVLNDETQINESAIESLQGVKGQFKVAGQYQIIFGSGIVNQVYAEMAKLTGLVEMSTNDVASVGAEKQNWAQRAVKGLSDIFVPIIPAIVAGGLLMGLFNVLTAPGLFIEGQSLIDANPGLADLASMINTFANAPFVYLPVLLAFSASRKFGGNPFLGAALGMLMVHPDLLNGWGFGSASVSGTVPTWNILGFEIEKVGYQGSVLPVLVSAYILAKIENGLRKIVPSVLDNLLTPMLAIFITGFLTFTLVGPLTRDVGFMLGDALNWLYDSAGFVGGALFGFIYAPFVITGMHHSFIAIETQLLADIVTTGGTFIFPIAAMSNIAQGAAALAVGVMTKETKLKGVAIPSGVTALLGITEPAMFGVNLKLRYPFIAAICGAALSSAFITLFNVKAQALGAAGLPGIISINPQQIGYYIMGMAISFVAAFALTVLLAMREKTKQAAQVTA from the coding sequence ATGGACTATCCAGTCATAGCAAAACAACTTCTTGAGAGCTTAGGTGGCAAAAGTAATATCCAAGCACTCGCGCACTGCGCGACTCGTTTACGCTTAGTGCTTAACGATGAAACGCAAATTAATGAGAGCGCCATTGAATCACTGCAAGGTGTCAAAGGACAATTTAAGGTCGCAGGACAGTATCAAATCATTTTCGGCTCAGGCATTGTCAACCAAGTCTATGCTGAGATGGCGAAATTGACCGGTTTGGTTGAGATGTCAACCAATGATGTCGCTTCCGTGGGTGCCGAGAAACAGAATTGGGCACAGCGCGCAGTAAAGGGATTGTCCGATATTTTTGTCCCTATCATCCCCGCGATCGTGGCCGGTGGTTTATTGATGGGGCTGTTCAACGTATTGACTGCACCGGGACTGTTTATTGAAGGCCAATCTTTGATTGATGCCAATCCGGGATTGGCTGATCTCGCGAGCATGATCAACACCTTCGCGAATGCCCCTTTTGTCTATTTACCCGTATTGTTGGCTTTTTCTGCCTCGCGCAAGTTTGGCGGCAACCCCTTTTTGGGTGCTGCGCTGGGTATGCTGATGGTACATCCCGATCTCTTGAACGGCTGGGGTTTTGGCAGTGCATCCGTATCTGGCACCGTTCCAACTTGGAATATTCTCGGTTTTGAAATCGAAAAAGTCGGTTATCAAGGCTCGGTATTGCCCGTGCTGGTTTCCGCTTACATTCTGGCCAAAATTGAAAATGGCTTACGCAAAATCGTACCGTCCGTACTGGATAACTTGCTTACCCCAATGCTGGCGATTTTTATCACGGGTTTTCTGACCTTTACTTTGGTCGGACCGCTAACGCGTGATGTCGGCTTCATGTTGGGCGATGCACTGAACTGGCTGTATGACTCCGCAGGTTTTGTCGGTGGCGCACTGTTTGGCTTTATCTATGCTCCTTTTGTGATCACTGGGATGCACCATAGCTTTATTGCGATAGAAACTCAGCTACTTGCCGATATCGTGACTACAGGTGGCACCTTTATTTTCCCTATCGCTGCGATGTCTAACATTGCGCAGGGCGCCGCGGCTTTAGCTGTGGGTGTGATGACGAAAGAGACCAAACTCAAAGGGGTTGCGATTCCTTCGGGTGTGACCGCACTGCTGGGGATCACTGAACCTGCCATGTTTGGCGTGAATTTGAAATTGCGTTATCCGTTTATTGCTGCCATCTGTGGTGCGGCTTTATCCAGTGCTTTCATCACCTTATTCAATGTAAAAGCCCAAGCGCTAGGCGCGGCTGGTTTGCCAGGGATCATTTCGATTAATCCACAGCAAATTGGTTACTACATCATGGGTATGGCGATCTCATTTGTGGCCGCCTTTGCGTTGACTGTCCTGCTAGCGATGCGTGAAAAAACCAAACAAGCGGCTCAGGTCACCGCGTAA
- a CDS encoding DUF3069 domain-containing protein — MSETNQTETPKVDLESISPELRQVLEFDQVPEAMFHMVTSIHEVSEEVVREAWDSLPASAQNILDNFEQFHALISVSQAFAGLNVMEEFPTLNLPKEMSEEDKDAYRAQLLDQVLHNCVKDMVKQIKKARRDPILKRDFKDVFAK, encoded by the coding sequence ATGTCTGAGACAAACCAAACCGAAACACCAAAAGTGGATCTCGAATCCATCTCTCCTGAACTGCGTCAGGTTCTAGAGTTTGATCAGGTGCCTGAAGCGATGTTCCATATGGTGACTTCAATCCATGAAGTCTCTGAAGAAGTGGTTCGCGAAGCATGGGATTCACTGCCAGCGAGCGCGCAAAATATTCTGGATAACTTTGAGCAGTTCCACGCACTGATCTCGGTAAGCCAAGCATTTGCTGGTCTAAACGTGATGGAAGAGTTCCCAACGCTGAACCTTCCTAAAGAGATGAGCGAAGAAGATAAAGACGCGTACCGCGCTCAACTGCTTGATCAAGTGCTACACAACTGTGTGAAAGACATGGTTAAGCAGATCAAAAAAGCCCGCCGCGACCCGATTCTGAAGCGTGACTTCAAAGATGTGTTTGCTAAGTAA
- a CDS encoding DedA family protein — protein MEAAFSEWLTLHSSSPFWVFLGIVVLSYLLEDVAIVMAAGLASQQLTPMPFALLAIFIGIATGDIALYYLGRYSRYFRAMRYRLLTNPYFRQVRRRLLARPFINLFTIRFIPGLRTVGYTLSGYVALPLRLFTVAVLMATALWTMVVFFAIYQLGSQAWFQSSEYRWWWLCLLVVLLLVFNRVFSTKMIKEIA, from the coding sequence ATGGAAGCCGCTTTTAGCGAATGGCTCACCTTGCATAGCAGCTCACCCTTTTGGGTGTTTCTTGGCATCGTTGTGCTTTCTTATTTATTAGAAGATGTAGCGATCGTTATGGCGGCGGGGCTCGCCAGTCAACAGCTCACGCCTATGCCTTTCGCTTTGCTGGCGATATTTATCGGCATCGCAACAGGAGATATTGCGCTTTATTACCTTGGGCGTTACAGCCGTTATTTTCGCGCCATGCGCTACCGATTATTGACCAATCCATATTTTCGACAGGTCCGTCGCCGCTTATTAGCCAGACCTTTCATTAACCTGTTTACGATTCGTTTTATTCCGGGGCTTCGCACGGTCGGCTATACGTTAAGTGGTTATGTCGCTTTGCCGCTGCGGCTATTTACGGTTGCGGTATTGATGGCAACCGCTTTGTGGACGATGGTCGTGTTTTTCGCCATCTATCAATTAGGCAGTCAGGCTTGGTTTCAGTCCAGTGAATACCGCTGGTGGTGGCTGTGCTTATTGGTTGTGTTGTTACTCGTTTTTAATCGCGTCTTCAGTACTAAAATGATTAAGGAAATCGCATGA
- a CDS encoding D-alanine--D-alanine ligase produces the protein MTVLSPVACIAEHKVNAGMPLLVEAANERAISPFEFLPSWFCYAPVVVQSVLLGLYYRDLRLPLVANPSVYLSGMVGESKHDILSLAGDQARRWISPFITCTVNDLPLTEQVKTIEQRLHDADLRFPLVAKPDLGCRGVGVKLIQSQEQLSEYLRRFPVQARFLLQQKAPYSAEAGIFYVRFPGDAQGQIISITLKYAPSVMGDGVRTLRELIHACPRAGQLAHLYLPRHPDKLDWVVPDKQEFQLAFAGSHSRGSIFRNGNRYITPALVEKLDAIFDDFPGFHYGRLDVKFSHIDALMRGDAFTILEVNGASSEATHIWDRETRLGEIFTTLLKQYRILYAIGAEQKKRGHKPPSLRALLRAWRQEKQLIQHYPETD, from the coding sequence ATGACGGTTCTTTCTCCCGTGGCATGTATTGCCGAGCATAAAGTGAATGCGGGTATGCCGCTATTGGTTGAGGCCGCCAACGAACGGGCGATTTCGCCCTTTGAATTTCTGCCGAGCTGGTTTTGTTACGCGCCTGTGGTGGTGCAAAGTGTGCTGCTGGGGCTTTATTACCGTGATTTACGTCTGCCTTTGGTAGCAAATCCCTCCGTTTATTTAAGCGGCATGGTCGGTGAGTCCAAGCACGATATTTTGAGCCTAGCTGGCGACCAAGCGCGGCGCTGGATCTCGCCGTTTATCACTTGCACGGTGAACGATCTGCCGCTCACCGAACAGGTAAAGACCATTGAACAACGTTTACATGACGCAGATTTGCGCTTTCCTTTAGTGGCTAAGCCCGATCTCGGTTGCCGTGGTGTGGGGGTAAAACTCATCCAATCTCAGGAACAACTGAGTGAGTATCTACGCCGTTTTCCTGTCCAAGCGCGTTTTCTTTTGCAGCAAAAAGCGCCGTATAGCGCTGAAGCGGGGATTTTCTACGTGCGTTTTCCCGGTGACGCGCAGGGGCAAATCATCTCAATAACCTTGAAATACGCTCCGAGTGTGATGGGGGATGGCGTGCGTACGCTGCGTGAATTGATCCACGCTTGCCCGCGAGCTGGACAACTGGCGCACCTCTATTTACCCCGCCACCCTGACAAGCTCGACTGGGTAGTTCCGGATAAACAAGAGTTCCAATTAGCGTTTGCGGGCAGTCACAGCCGGGGTTCGATTTTTCGTAATGGCAATCGCTACATCACGCCTGCTTTAGTCGAAAAACTGGATGCGATATTTGACGATTTCCCCGGTTTTCACTATGGACGACTCGATGTGAAATTCAGCCATATTGATGCGCTCATGCGTGGTGACGCGTTCACCATTCTTGAGGTCAATGGCGCGAGCAGCGAAGCGACGCATATATGGGATCGCGAAACGCGGCTCGGTGAAATCTTCACTACGCTACTTAAGCAATATCGGATTTTGTACGCGATTGGCGCTGAGCAGAAAAAGCGAGGCCACAAACCGCCAAGTTTGCGCGCTTTATTACGCGCTTGGCGGCAGGAAAAACAATTGATCCAGCACTATCCAGAGACAGATTAG
- a CDS encoding NRDE family protein: protein MCSVTWSLSDTGYQVFFNRDEQKSRALALPPAIYDRQGVSVMMPLDPQGQGSWISLNQFGLSLCLLNNYQGRVPDGTLISRGLLLKSLAGSSSIEQITLAFEKLALSRFAPFTLLAFDPLLTQQQGEVLAYAWDGEQFCSGVTSSPLFSSGVALDEVQRYRTQVYQHLTADGVTPEKLLAFHCHQHPQWPHLSVAMQRDDAHTVSFTHIKVSDGQLGMSYFSGRPTQLTEQILHQSQYPFPQIISLVS from the coding sequence ATGTGCTCCGTCACTTGGTCTTTGAGTGACACCGGTTATCAGGTGTTTTTCAATCGCGATGAGCAGAAGAGTCGAGCTTTAGCGCTACCACCAGCCATCTATGATCGACAAGGAGTTTCAGTCATGATGCCGCTCGATCCGCAAGGTCAGGGCAGTTGGATTAGCCTTAATCAGTTCGGGTTATCGCTGTGTCTGCTCAATAACTATCAAGGCCGAGTGCCAGATGGAACGCTGATCAGCCGCGGATTGTTGCTCAAATCCCTTGCGGGATCCTCTTCGATTGAACAAATCACGCTTGCGTTTGAAAAATTGGCGTTGTCTCGTTTTGCTCCCTTCACTCTGCTGGCTTTTGATCCTTTGCTTACTCAACAGCAAGGTGAGGTATTGGCTTATGCGTGGGATGGCGAACAATTTTGCTCAGGCGTGACTTCATCACCCCTTTTTTCATCCGGTGTTGCGCTTGACGAAGTGCAGCGCTATCGCACGCAGGTCTATCAACACCTCACTGCCGATGGAGTAACACCGGAAAAGTTGTTGGCGTTTCACTGCCATCAACACCCACAGTGGCCGCATCTTTCGGTGGCGATGCAGCGAGACGATGCCCATACCGTGAGTTTTACTCACATCAAGGTCAGTGATGGACAACTGGGAATGAGTTATTTCTCTGGTCGCCCAACGCAACTGACAGAGCAGATATTGCATCAGTCGCAGTATCCATTTCCTCAAATAATATCTTTGGTTTCTTAA